ATAAGCGCTGAAAGCATCTAAGCGCGAAACCCACCTCAAGATAAGACTTCCCATTCCGTTAAGGAAGTAAGACCCCAGGAAGAATACCTGGTAGATAGGCTAGGAGTGTAAGGGCAGTAATGTCTTAAGCGGACTAGTACTAATCGGTCGAGGACTTGACCAAAAGCTCACTTTTAAGTTTTGTGTGTTTTGTTAATCTAGTGACAATAGCGAGGAGGATACACCGGTTCCCATTCCGAACACCAGAGTTAAGCTCCTCAGCGCCGATGGTACTTGGGGTTACCCCCTGGGAGAGTAGGTCGTCGCTAGGTAAGATAAGAACCACTTCAATCAACATGAAGTGGTTCTTTTTTAATATAAAAAGTATTTGCATATTTAACTATCTATTGATATAATATTAAAAATATCTTCCATAATTACTTATTAACTAGTTTTAACCCGTTTAACGGGTAATTTTTTATATAATTTTAATTGATGAAAGGGGATAAAAATGGAAAAATTTCTACCTGTAGGACTCACATTTGATGATGTATTGTTGGTTCCAGCTAAATCTGAAGTATTACCTAAAGATGTTTCTTTGAAAACAAAACTAACTGAAAAGATTCAGTTAAACATACCTTTAATAAGTGCTGGTATGGATACAGTAACTGAATCGAAAATGGCTATTGCTATGGCTAGAGAGGGCGGCATTGGGGTAATCCATAAAAATATGTCTATTGAAAGACAAGCTTCTGAAGTTGATAGGGTTAAAAGATCAGAGCATGGAGTTATAACTAATCCTTTTTCCCTATCTAAAGAAAATACTATTGAAGAGGCTGCGGCACTTATGGCCAAATATCGAATATCAGGAGTTCCTATTACTGAAGGGGAAAAACTAGTAGGTATAATAACCAATAGGGATTTGAGATTTGAAGAAGATTATAGTCAGCCAATAAAAAATGTCATGACTAGTAAAAACTTAGTAGTTGCTCCAGTAGGAACGAGTTTGAAAGAAGCAAAACAAATATTAATGAAACATAAAATAGAAAAACTTCCCCTTGTAGATGAAAATTTTAATCTTAAAGGGCTTATTACAATTAAAGATATTGAAAAAGCTATTATTTACCCAAATGCTGCAAAAGATAAAGACGGAAGATTATTGGTAGCGGCTGCAGTAGGGGTTAGTGCAGAGACTATGGATAGAGTTGACGAATTAGTAAAAGCTAAAGTTGATGTAATAGTTGTAGATACCGCCCACGGACATTCTGTAGGGGTATTGGAAATGGTAAAGGCAATTAAAAATAAGTACCCAGATTTAGAAATAATAGGTGGAAATGTGGCTACAAAGGAAGCTACTATTGACTTAATTAAAGCTGGAGTTTCTGCTGTAAAAGTTGGGATAGGACCCGGCTCAATATGTACTACTAGGGTTGTTGCAGGAGTAGGGGTACCTCAAATAACTGCAATTTATAATTGTGCAGAAGGGGCTAAAGAATATAACATTCCAGTGATAGCCGATGGAGGGATAAAGTATTCGGGAGATATTGTAAAAGCTATAGCTGCTGGGGCTTCTACTGTTATGCTAGGGGGATTATTAGCTGGAACAGAAGAAAGTCCTGGCGAAATGGAAATTTATAAAGGGAGAAGTTATAAGGTCTATAGAGGTATGGGTTCTTTGGGAGCAATGAAAGATGGAAGTAAAGATCGTTATTTCCAGCATGATCAAAAGAAATTAGTTCCTGAAGGAATAGAAGGTAGGGTTCCATACAGAGGATACTTATCAGATACTATCTATCAATTAGTGGGTGGTTTAAGGGCTGGAATGGGCTATTGTGGTGCTAAAACTATAGAAGATCTAAAAAAAGCTCAATTTATAAGAATAACTAATGCAGGTTTAAGGGAAAGTCATCCCCATGATGTTGAAATAACTAAAGAAGCTCCAAATTATAGCGTATAAATCTATACAATTAAGTAAATAATACCCCTTAAAAAGGTGGTGTTAGTTTGAAAATATGTTCTCTATGTAATGCCCATGATCAAAAGGGTATAAATATACTACAAAGTTTTCTTTGTGATAACTGTCTAGAGAGGATATCAAAAACAGGAGTAGATGATCCGGATTATGACAAAATCGTTGATGGAATAAAAAAAGTTTGGCAAACAAATGAATCCGTTAAATAAAGGCAGGTATATTTACCCTGCTTTTATTTTTTTATATAATAATTAAGTAAGAAGGTTAAAGGAGAACAACATTATGAATTTTAATAGATTACAAAATTTATATTTATATAATAAAAAAAGTTATATTAAATTTCATATGCCAGGAAATTATGGAGGTAAGAATTTAAAAAAAAATTTTAGAAGATATCTGCCATTTTTTGAAACCACAGAAGTACATGGAACAGATGATTATCATAATCCTCAAGGTATAATAAAAAAAGCTGAAAAGGCTACAGCAAAGTTATTTAACAGTAATCATTGTATTTACCTTGTAAATGGCAGTTCTGGGGGGATTATTGCCGCCATTTCTTACTTATTTAGAGAAGGAGACCAAATATTAGTTTTAAGGGATTGCCATAAATCAGTAATTTATGGGTTAATATTATCTGGAGCGAAACCTGTTTTTCCAGAATCATTAGTGGTATCTCCCTTGAATTACGAAGAAATTGAACAGGTAATTAAGAAAAATGAAAGAATAAAGGGTATTATTTTAACTACACCTAATTATTATGGCATAGGGAATAAAGATTTGAAGTTAATAGCCCAGTTATGTAATAAATATAAAATAAAACTCCTTGTTGATGAAGCCCATGGTAGTCATTTATATTTTACAGATTTACGTGTATATTTAGCCAATACTTGCAAAGCAGATTTAGTTGTTAATAGTACTCATAAAAATTTAACAGGATTAACTCAAACAGGAGTTATTAATATTAATGCTAAAGATATTAATTGTAGTGAATTAAGGAAGCATATTTCCTTAATAACATCTACCAGTCCTTCTTATATTTTGTTGGCTTCAATAGCCTATTGCACTGAGCAATATACCCAGATAGGAGAAAAAATATTACAAGAAACAATAAAAAAGGCAGATTATTTGAAGGAATTCCTTGATAAATATAAAATAAGATATATAACTGAAAAGGATTTGGAGAAAAATCAGTATTTAGATCCCACTAAGATAACATTACTCTATAGGGATAATAAAAAGGCTGAAGAGGTTTTTAAAGGGTTAATTAACAATGGAATAATCCCTGAGTTTTTAGCAGATAATAAAATTTTATTATTTATTAATCATAGAATAAGAAAAAGGGAACTAGTAAAAACAGCAGCTATTTTAAAAAAGTTTTGGACAGGAGAAGAAAATATTTTATATAGACAAATAAATGATTTTAAAATAAACAATAATGGAGTTTTAACACCGAGGGAAGCCTTTTACTCACAAAAGGAAAAAATTCTACTTAATAAGGCAATAGGAAAAGTTGCAGTACAACCTATAACACCTTACCCACCTGGAATACCAATTCTTTTCCCCGGTGAAGTGGTAACAGAAGAAATTATACAATATTTAAATAATAGTAATTTCTCTAGCATTCATGGTATAGAAAATGGTATGATAGAAGTAGTAAAGGAATAAAGTTTTATAAGCTAAATAAAGGAAGGGTAATTTAATGGCAAAGGGTAAATTTATTGTAATAGAAGGTCCTGATGGAGTAGGTAAAACCACACAAAGTAAATTATTATGTCAATTTCTTCATAATAAAGGTATAAAATATATATATACAAGGGAACCGGGTGGTACTCAAATAGGGGATTCTATCAGGGAGTTATTGTTAAATCCAGAAAATAAAATTGTTCCCATAGCTGAGTGTCTACTATATGCTTCAGCAAGGGCTCAGTTGATAGAGGAAGTAATAAAACCGGCATTATCAAAGGGGTATTGGGTGGTATCAGATAGATATTTACATTCAAGTATTGTCTATCAAGGTATAGGACTAAGTTTAGGAGATAATCTTGTAGAAGAAATTAACAAAATAGCTACTGGTGGTTTAATGCCTGATTATACATTTTTAATAGACTTAGAAACAGATATTGCACTAAGTAGGATTACTAGAACTAAAGATCGGATAGAAAGTAGAGGGTTGGATTATTTTCAAAAAGTAAGGGAAGGTTATCATAAACTTTTAAATGAATATAATATGATCCTTATAGATGGCAATAAAGATATTGAAGAACTTCATAGGGAAATTATAAGTAAGTTAAAAATTTAAAATAAAGGGAGGGATTGGAGTGAAGTTAGTAATTGCGGTAATTCAAGATAAAGATAGTGGGAAGTTATTGGAAATGTTAGTAGATGAAGGGTTTAAAGCTACAAAACTTGCTAGTACTGGGGGATTTTTAAAAGCCGGTAACACTACTGTCCTCATTGGTGTCGAAGACCATCAAGTTGATGATGTGGTAGGTATAATTAAACAAACCTGTAAAAGTAGAGAGAAAATGGTTACTACCATGTCACCTTTGGGAGGTTCAGTGGAATCTTATGTTCCTTATCCAGTAGAAGTTATTGTAGGTGGAGCAACCATATTTGTAGTAGATGTAGAGAAGTTTGAAAGGGTATAGATAATGGAGCTTATTGGACAAGAGAATAATATAAAATATTTTGAAAATGCCATCAAGAATGGGATGCTCCATCATTGTTATTTAATCCATGGAACTAAAGGGACGGGAAAAAAAACTTTTACTAAAGAAATTGCTAAATATATTCTTTGTGGTAACTGGAATTGTAATTGTAGAACTTGTAATAATATTCAAAGGGAAATTCATCCAGATGTAAACTTTTTCTACAACGATGATGCGATTGTTAAATTAGAAACAGTTGATCAATTTAAAAAAGCAGCTATTTATTCTCCTTTAGAGGGAGAAAGAAAAATAGTGGTGTTAGAAGGAGTAGATAGGCTTAATACTCAAGGTGCCAATAAGCTACTTACTTTAATTGAGGAACCTCCTTTATATCTCACTATTTTTCTTTTGTGTGAAAATATAGCTAATGTTATTAAGACTATTAGATCGAGGGCTATACCTATCAAAATTAACCCTTTAACAATTCAGGATTTAAAGGAATTTCTTTGCAAACAAAAGGAAATAGAGCCTTTAAAAGCTGAAATTATTGCAAAGTTTAGTGAAGGATCAATGGGAAAGGCTTTAAAATATTTAGAAACAGATTTTTGGACTATTAGAGACAATGTATATAATTTAGTATGGGAAACCTCTGAAAAAGGATTAGATTATGTTAAACTTAACAAAATATTGGCTAATATAGAACCAAGTTTGGTTCTTGATTTAATAGAATTTCTATTGAGAGACTTATTATATTTGAAAGTAGGACAAAATAAGGATATACTAGTAAATAAGGATTATTATGATAAGATATTATTGTTAAGACCATCCAATATATCGAAGATAGAGGAGATATTAAATAAAGTTAAAATAATTAGGAATACCTTAAAAAACAGCATAAACCCTATGCTGAATTTCGAGGTGATTTTTAATTCCTTACAGGAGGAATAGGAGATGGAACAGGTACAGTATAAAGTTGTAGGAGTAAGATTTAAAAGAGCAGGCAAAATTTATTACTTTGACCCTGATCAATGGGATATAGTTAAAGGAAATTATGTAATAGTGGAAACAGCTAGAGGGTTAGAGTATGGAGAAGTAGTTGTTGGTCCTAAAGTTGTAGAAGAATCAGAGGTGGTATTACCTCTAAAAAAGGTTATTCGTATTGCCACTGAAAGTGATGCTGAACAAGTGAAGGAAAATAAACTAAAGGAAAAAGAAGCTTTTGAAATTTGTCAGCAAAAAATTGAAAAACATGGTCTAGAAATGAAGCTTGTAGATGTTGAATATACCTTCGATGCTTCAAAAATAATTTTCTACTTTACTGCAGAAGGACGTATAGATTTCAGAGAATTAGTCAAAGATTTAGCAGCTGTTTTCAGAACTAGGATTGAGTTAAGGCAAATTGGAATAAGGGATGAAGCAAAAATGTTAGGTGGTTTAGGTTGTTGTGGTAGACCACTATGCTGTAATACATTTTTAGGAGATTTTGAGCCGGTATCAATTAAAATGGCTAAAATCCAGAATTTATCATTAAATCCAACAAAAATTTCAGGTATTTGCGGTAGGTTAATGTGTTGTTTAAGGTATGAAAATGATCATTACGAAGAAGCAAGAAAGAATATGCCTGAAGTTGGTGCAGAAGTAGAAACTGAGGTTGGAAAAGGGAAAATAGCAGAAGTCAATCCCCTTAAAGGTACAGTTAAAGTGGAAATGTTCGATAGTAAAACATTAGTTGATTTTCCTGCTTGTAAAGTTAGAGTTTTAAATATAAATACCCAGGAAGAAGACCTTGAGCAACTACAAGAAGAAATAGAAGAGTTAGAAGAATTAGAAAGGGATAGTTAGGAGGGCCTAACTGTGAAAGAAGAAATAAAAAACTTGGAAGATTTACTAGAAGAATTTTATAGAAAACTGACTGCAATAAAAAAACAATACAATGAGTTGTTAATAGAAAATGAAAGATTGCAAAAAGAAAATAAATGGTTAAAGGAACAACTTCCTTACTCTAAACCTAAAAAGGAAGTTAGTCCAATCAAAGAAGGGCAAGATGCCTTAGCAAGACTATATAATGAAGGTTTCCATATATGTCATCTTCATTACGGTAGTTTACGGACTGAAGGAGACTGTTTATTCTGTATATCTTTATTAAAGAAATAGGTGTATGAAATGGATGTTAAATTATTACCTAATGAAAGAATAGATGACCTACATAGAAATGGGTTAAAGATTATTCAAAATAGGAAAGTATTTTCCTTTACCATGGATAGTGTTTTACTAAGTGCCTTTGCTGGAGTAACTAATAATGATAGGGTAGTTGATTTAGGAACAGGTACCGGAGTCTTACCCCTTTTAATAGCCGGTAGAAAAAAAGTTAAAGACGTAGTAGGGTTAGAAATACAGGATCTTTTAGTTGATATGGCTCAAAGATCAGTACTTTTAAATAAATTAGAGAATATAAAAATAATTAAAGGTGATATAAAAGAAGCCCCAGCAATTTTAGGGGCTGAAAACTTTGATGTAGTAGTTTCTAATCCTCCATATATGAAAGGACAGAGGGGAGAAATTAATGCTTTAACAACAAAAGCTATAGCTAGACATGAAATATTATGTAATCTTGAAGATGTTATTGTAGCAGGGGCAAAATTAGTAAAATATGGGGGGAAAGTAGCTTTAGTACACAAAACTGAAAGATTAGTAGATATTTGTTATTATATGCGGAAATATAATGTGGAACCTAAAAGGCTCCGATTAGTTCAACCTAAGAAGGATAAAGAGGCAAATATTGTCTTGATAGAAGGAATTAAGGGAGCGAAACCAGGTTTGATAACTTTGCCTTCTTTAATAATTTATGATGAAACAGGAAAATATACCAAGGAAGTTGAGGAATTATATAATAAATAAAGAAAGGGATAATAATGGTAGGGAAATTATATCTTTGTGCAACTCCCATAGGTAATTTAGAAGATATTTCTGCAAGGGCTATAAAAATTTTACAAGAAGTGGACTATATAGCAGCAGAAGATACTAGAAGGACAGGACTACTCCTTAACCACTTTTCTATTAAAACGCCAATGTTACAGTATCATAAGTTTAATGAGAAGAAGCAAGTCCTTAAAATAATTAATAAGATTTTAGAAGGGTATAATGTCGCTTTAGTATCAGATGCTGGTACTCCGGGGATTGCTGACCCTGGACAAATTTTAGTAGAAAAAGCCTTGGAAAATAATATTCAGGTAATACCTATACCAGGTCCATGTGCCTTGATTTGTGCTTTAATTATCTCTGGTTTTGATACGACAAATTTTAAGTTTGTGGGATTTCTACCTAAAGGGAATCAAAAGGGAAAAGAGTTAGAGAAACTTTTACTAGAACCTTCTACTATAGTTTGTTATCAAAGTCCCCATGATCTTTTAGATACTTTGGAAAAAATAGATCAACTACATCCTAACAGAAAAATTGTAGTAGTGAGGGAATTAACCAAAATTTATGAAGAAAGATTAGCAGGTACTGCTTCAGAGTTAATAAATATTTTTAAAGAAAAGGGAGTTAAAGGGGAATTTACTTTAGTTATTGAGGGAAATAATTTGCCTCAATATACACTTGAACAAGGAATTGCTGAAGTAGAAACTCTCTTAGAACAAGGATATTACCTTAAAGATGCTTGTAAACATGTAGGGAGTAAAATGGGATTATCTCAAAGGGAGTTATATCAGCATATGTTAAAAAAGGATAGTTAATAAAATAAGTAAGACGCTAATGGTCTTACTTATTTTAATTCATCTATACATTTTTGGCAGATGTTTTTACCTTTAAAGTATTTTACATCCTCTGCTTCTCCACAGAAAACACATGCTGGGTGATATTTTTTTAAGATAATTCTTTCTCCATCTACGTAAATTTCTAAAGAATCCTTTTGATCAATATTTAAGGTCCTCCTTAACTCGATAGGCAATACCACTCTTCCTAGCTCGTCCACTTTTCTTACAATACCAGTTGATTTCATTTGCCAACCTCCTCTCCAACAAAATTCTACATAATTCGACATTAATTATATTGTACCAATAAATTCCATGATAGTCAATTAACTCCTAAAGAAAAAAATTAAATTTTTTATTAAATTTATTTATTTATATAAAAAATTACATAACTATCATTGACCATGGGAAAAATAAATGGTAAAATAAACAAAAAATATTTAAAATGCAGTGATTACAGATGAGTACCTGAAAACAGAAACTAAAGAGAGCCGTTGTTGGTGGAAATACGGTGTTTCTATTCAGAGAAGATGGTCTGTAGGAGCAGATTTTTCCGGTGGTTACGTTATAGCCTAACACTAATGAGGGTAACTTATAAATAATAAGTTACTGAAGTTAGGGTGGTACCGTGGAGTATTAACTTCGCCCCTACATTTGGGCGAAGTTTTTTAGTTTTAAAAGAATTGTAAAGGGAGGTAAAAATATGAGTAAGAAATTCTATATAACTACACCAATCTATTATCCAAGCAACACTTTACATGTTGGTCACTGTTTTACCACTGTAATTGCCGATGCCATAGCTAGATTTAAGAAAAAAACCGGCTATGAAGTTTTCTATTTAACAGGGACTGATGAACATGGACAGAAAATAGAGAAAAAAGCAAAGGAAGCCAATAAAGATCCTCAAGTTTTTGTAGAGGAAATAAGAGAGTGGATTAAAGATTTATGGGCATTATTAGATATCCAATACGATGATTTTATAGGTACAACTGAAGAGCGACATAAAAAAGTAGTTCAAAAAATTTTCGAAAAGCTCTATAATCAGGGAGATATTTATAAAGACTATTATGAAGGTCTGTACTGTACCCCTTGTGAATCTTTTTGGACAGAAAGACAATTAAAGGAAGGAAATTGTCCTGATTGTGGTCGTCCAGTGGAAAGGGTTAAGGAAGAAAGTTACTTTTTTAGAATGTCTAAATATGCTCCTCAACTAATTAAGCACATTGAAGAAAATCCAGATTTTATACAACCTGAATCTAGAAAAAATGAAATGTTAAATAATTTTTTAAAACCTGGTTTGGAAGATTTGTGTGTTTCTAGGACTACCTTTGACTGGGGAGTAAAAATTCCCTTTGATTCTAAACATGTAATCTATGTTTGGCTCGATGCTTTATCAAATTATATTACAGCTATCGGCTACTTGGAGGATGAAGAAAAATTCAGGAAATGGTGGCCCGCCGATGTTCATCTAATGGCTAAAGAAATTGTTCGTTTTCATTCAATTTATTGGCCTATAATATTAATGGCCCTCGGACTACCATTACCTAAGAAAATATTTGGCCATGGCTGGTTACTCTTTGATAATGATAAAATGTCAAAATCTAAAGGTAATGTTATTGACCCTAAAATTCTAGTTGAAAGGTATGGCAGCGATGCCTTGAGATACCACCTATTAAGAGAATTTTCTCTAACAACAGATGGTAATTTCTCTGAACTAGGCTTAGCCAAAAGGGTGAACTTTGATCTTGCCAATGATTTAGGTAATTTAGTAAGTAGAACCGTTGCAATGATTGAAAAATATAGGGTTAGTGAGATACCAAATCCACAAGGAAATAGTTATTTAGATGAAGAGCTTATAGAAATGGCTGAAGGCTTACCAAAGCTATTAGAAGAAAAAGTAGATAATTTTCTTATAAATGAAGGATTGGCAGAAGTTTGGAGATTTATTGGAAGAACCAATAAATATATCGATGAGACTATGCCATGGCTTTTAGCTAAAGATGAAGCTGATAAAGGAAAGTTAGATGTAGTTTTATATAATTTAGCTGAAGCCATAAGGTTTATTAGTATCCTTATTGAACCTTTTATGCCCAAAACGTCCCAAAAAATTTTCCAACAATTTAGTATAGAAGATAATTTGCAAAATTGGTCATCTTTAAAATGGGGGTTATTAACACCTGGTAATAGGGTAGTTAAAAGTACACCATTATTCCCAAGGATTGATTTAACAGCCTTTGAAAAAGAAGAAGAGGAAAAGGAGAAAAGGAAAGTGTTAAATATACCAGAAAAAGAGTTAATTACTATAGAAGAGTTTTCAAAAGTTGAACTGCGTGTTGCAGAAGTTATTAAGGCTGAGAGGATAGAAAAAGCTGATAAATTGTTAAAGGTTCAATTAAAATTAGGGGACATTGAAAAACAGGTGGTAGCAGGAATTGCTAAATATTATCAGCCAGAAGAATTAGTAGGAAAAAAAGTAATATTTGTTGCCAACTTAAAACCAGTTAAGTTAAGAGGGGTTTTATCAGAAGGGATGATTTTAGCTGCCAGTGATGATGAAGGTAATTTAGTTTTATCAGGAACTGACAAAGATATCAATTCGGGAAGTATTGTTAAGTAGGGGGATGAAAACTTGTATATAGATAGTCATTGCCATTTAGATAACCCTAAGCTTAAAAAAACTGTGGGAGAAATTGTTAGGGAAAGTGAAGAAAATGGAGTCATAGCCTTAATTAATTCAGGCTATGATCTCCCTTCATCAGTAAGGGGAGTAGAAATAGCCACAAAATATTCATCTGTTTTTACTACTGTAGGGATACATCCCCATGATGCTCAGGGAGTTCCTAAAGATTACTTGATGAAGTTAGAAGAGTTAACCTCCAAACCAAAAGTAGTTGCTTTAGGGGAAATGGGTTTAGATTACTATTATGAATTTTCGCCTAAAGAAATACAAAAAGAGATCTTTTGCCAGCAGTTAGAATTAGCTTTTTCATTAAAAAAACCATTTGTTATTCATCAAAGGGATGCCATGGGTGATATGCTGGAAATTTTAAAAAAATTTCCTAACCCTCAATACCAAGGGGTATTTCATTGTTATTCAGGTAGTTTAGAAGTGGGAAAAGAGTTGGTGAAAATGGGGTACATGTTATCCATAGCTGGCCCTGTAACTTTTAAAAATGCCAAAAAAACGGTGGAAGTGGTAAAAGAGATTCCATTGGAATATTTATTAGTAGAAACAGATTGTCCTTACTTAACACCTGAACCGTTGAGGGGAAAGGTAAATTATCCTTATTATGTAAAGTTTGTTATTGATAAAATAGGGGAAATTAAAGGAATCACTTCTGAAGAGGTTGCATATAACACTACAAAAAACAGTATAAATTTCTTTAAATTAAGTATAGAATTTTAAAATAATGTCAATAATTAAAATTAGTAAATTTTAGGGGGTAGTTTTTTAGGAGAGGGGGCAAGTTAGTTGTTTAAGAGAATCCTTGTGGGGGGAGTAGGATTTTTACTTATTCTTACACTATCACTAGTTTTTGGACCTAAAAAGGTTTCAGTAATAGTTGATAACGAGATTTATGAAATAATAACATTTAAATCTACTGTAAAAGATGTGTTAGGAGAACTAAATTTAAATCTAAGGGAAGAAGATAGGATTAATATTGAGCTGACTGCAAAGCTCAAAAATAATTTAACGATACAAATAGATACAGCAGAA
This window of the Anaerobranca gottschalkii DSM 13577 genome carries:
- the metG gene encoding methionine--tRNA ligase; this encodes MWAKFFSFKRIVKGGKNMSKKFYITTPIYYPSNTLHVGHCFTTVIADAIARFKKKTGYEVFYLTGTDEHGQKIEKKAKEANKDPQVFVEEIREWIKDLWALLDIQYDDFIGTTEERHKKVVQKIFEKLYNQGDIYKDYYEGLYCTPCESFWTERQLKEGNCPDCGRPVERVKEESYFFRMSKYAPQLIKHIEENPDFIQPESRKNEMLNNFLKPGLEDLCVSRTTFDWGVKIPFDSKHVIYVWLDALSNYITAIGYLEDEEKFRKWWPADVHLMAKEIVRFHSIYWPIILMALGLPLPKKIFGHGWLLFDNDKMSKSKGNVIDPKILVERYGSDALRYHLLREFSLTTDGNFSELGLAKRVNFDLANDLGNLVSRTVAMIEKYRVSEIPNPQGNSYLDEELIEMAEGLPKLLEEKVDNFLINEGLAEVWRFIGRTNKYIDETMPWLLAKDEADKGKLDVVLYNLAEAIRFISILIEPFMPKTSQKIFQQFSIEDNLQNWSSLKWGLLTPGNRVVKSTPLFPRIDLTAFEKEEEEKEKRKVLNIPEKELITIEEFSKVELRVAEVIKAERIEKADKLLKVQLKLGDIEKQVVAGIAKYYQPEELVGKKVIFVANLKPVKLRGVLSEGMILAASDDEGNLVLSGTDKDINSGSIVK
- a CDS encoding TatD family hydrolase, producing MYIDSHCHLDNPKLKKTVGEIVRESEENGVIALINSGYDLPSSVRGVEIATKYSSVFTTVGIHPHDAQGVPKDYLMKLEELTSKPKVVALGEMGLDYYYEFSPKEIQKEIFCQQLELAFSLKKPFVIHQRDAMGDMLEILKKFPNPQYQGVFHCYSGSLEVGKELVKMGYMLSIAGPVTFKNAKKTVEVVKEIPLEYLLVETDCPYLTPEPLRGKVNYPYYVKFVIDKIGEIKGITSEEVAYNTTKNSINFFKLSIEF